A region from the Hydrotalea sp. genome encodes:
- a CDS encoding site-specific DNA-methyltransferase yields MKYPKDFIDKIICGDCIEVMQQIPDGAVDLVVTSPPYNLLNSTGNGMKNGSGGKWANAALMKGYSDHHDCMPYEEYVAWQKKCLAEMFRIIPEDGAIFYNHKWRVQAGILQDRSDIVAGLPIRQIIIWQRSGGINFNPGYFLPTYEVIYLICKPKFKLAPKANAHGDIWRFNQEMNNDHPAPFPLALIERIISSTNAAVVLDPFMGSGTTGLAAKNLGRKFIGVEITADYVAMAEARIANTSRARLRAVEPTAEGLELFNHAK; encoded by the coding sequence ATGAAATACCCCAAAGATTTTATTGATAAAATTATATGCGGTGATTGCATAGAGGTGATGCAACAGATTCCCGATGGCGCGGTGGATTTGGTGGTTACCTCGCCACCCTATAATTTGCTAAATTCAACTGGCAACGGCATGAAAAATGGCAGTGGTGGCAAATGGGCAAATGCCGCCCTGATGAAGGGTTATAGCGACCACCATGATTGCATGCCCTATGAAGAATATGTTGCTTGGCAAAAAAAATGCTTGGCCGAAATGTTCAGAATTATCCCCGAAGATGGCGCGATTTTTTACAATCACAAATGGCGGGTGCAGGCTGGAATTTTGCAAGACAGAAGCGACATAGTCGCAGGGTTGCCAATAAGACAAATTATTATTTGGCAAAGAAGCGGGGGAATAAATTTTAACCCGGGATATTTCTTGCCGACTTACGAAGTTATTTATTTGATTTGCAAGCCGAAATTTAAGTTAGCACCCAAGGCAAACGCGCATGGTGATATTTGGCGATTTAATCAAGAAATGAACAATGACCATCCCGCGCCCTTTCCATTGGCGTTGATTGAAAGAATTATATCATCAACCAATGCGGCGGTTGTCTTAGACCCATTTATGGGTTCGGGCACGACTGGCTTGGCGGCAAAAAACCTTGGGCGAAAATTTATTGGTGTGGAAATCACCGCGGATTATGTTGCCATGGCCGAAGCAAGAATAGCCAATACATCAAGAGCCCGCTTGCGTGCTGTTGAGCCCACGGCAGAAGGGCTTGAATTATTTAATCACGCCAAATAA
- a CDS encoding glycosyltransferase: MPNLNNKTILFLLPAMVAGGVEGFTLEACDAVTARGGRALVASSGGAMVAALKKNGGQHIYVPFKKSWLRFLPPLVFLKLYQQTKNKKIDLIYAASRTPAWYGWCLAKLLKIPFITGFHGIYSGYDFPPKKLYNRIMTMGDAIHAVSIFVERHITQIYKPKKPIAVIYGGVDCNALSPGNITTADRNHAAAVLSTLFPHYASQRIIFMPGRVTSLKGQWFLLKTFIQLVGQQQHEFDDAVLLLQSVGKRKSIKQLQTMMRKHHLQNRVGFLPYQENLLPFYDASAVVVNASRRPESFGRTVVEAMALERVTIAPNYGAAVEQINDGVNGFLFVAESSGSLGHALQRALLLSEKQQQAIGREARTTVLEKFSLRDKQEQLTKLFAEVIAG; encoded by the coding sequence ATGCCAAACCTAAACAATAAAACAATTTTGTTTTTACTGCCGGCCATGGTGGCGGGCGGGGTCGAGGGCTTCACGCTTGAGGCCTGCGACGCGGTAACCGCACGTGGTGGCCGCGCGCTTGTTGCGTCATCGGGCGGGGCAATGGTGGCGGCACTTAAAAAAAACGGCGGCCAACATATTTATGTGCCATTTAAAAAATCATGGTTGCGATTTTTGCCGCCGCTGGTTTTTTTAAAACTCTACCAACAGACCAAAAACAAAAAAATCGATTTGATTTACGCCGCCAGCCGCACCCCGGCATGGTATGGTTGGTGCTTAGCAAAATTATTAAAAATACCATTCATCACCGGCTTTCATGGTATTTACAGCGGCTATGACTTCCCGCCAAAAAAACTATACAACCGCATTATGACCATGGGCGATGCCATCCACGCGGTCAGCATCTTCGTCGAACGGCACATCACGCAAATCTACAAACCAAAAAAACCCATCGCGGTGATTTACGGCGGAGTCGATTGCAATGCCCTATCCCCCGGCAATATCACCACCGCCGACCGCAACCACGCCGCCGCTGTGTTATCAACCTTATTTCCCCATTACGCATCGCAACGGATTATTTTCATGCCGGGGCGTGTCACCAGTTTGAAGGGGCAATGGTTTTTATTAAAAACATTCATCCAATTGGTCGGTCAACAACAGCATGAATTTGATGATGCGGTCTTGCTGTTGCAATCGGTCGGCAAACGCAAATCGATAAAGCAATTGCAAACCATGATGCGCAAACATCATTTACAAAACCGCGTTGGATTTTTACCCTATCAAGAAAACCTGTTGCCATTTTACGACGCCTCGGCGGTGGTGGTCAACGCCAGTCGCCGCCCCGAATCATTTGGTCGCACGGTGGTCGAGGCCATGGCCTTGGAACGGGTTACCATTGCCCCCAATTATGGCGCGGCGGTCGAGCAGATAAACGACGGCGTCAATGGTTTTTTGTTTGTCGCCGAATCATCGGGTTCGCTGGGTCATGCCCTGCAACGCGCCTTGTTGCTTTCTGAAAAGCAACAACAGGCCATCGGCCGCGAGGCGCGAACAACCGTGCTTGAAAAATTTTCGCTCCGTGATAAGCAAGAACAATTAACAAAATTATTCGCCGAGGTCATCGCCGGCTAA
- a CDS encoding MlaD family protein, which yields MKARHSSLEIILGAVLLVLAIFFATQLWRDKDSVFGNNYYILKASLDNATGLDAGTAVKMAGLKVGQVKSRTLNKQTYRADIQIEIRQGITVPKDSTLVVGSSGLLGAPEAKIEQGAAPEAMNAGDTFQKTTSQPSLEDMIGRAIFVLNAVGSGSGQPSSGQPNAKPKQ from the coding sequence ATGAAAGCAAGACATAGTTCGTTAGAAATCATTTTGGGCGCGGTGTTGTTGGTGCTGGCGATTTTTTTTGCCACGCAATTATGGCGCGACAAGGACAGCGTGTTTGGCAATAATTATTATATCCTGAAGGCGTCGCTGGATAATGCAACCGGCCTTGATGCTGGCACCGCGGTTAAGATGGCGGGGTTAAAGGTTGGCCAGGTGAAAAGCCGCACCCTGAACAAGCAAACCTATCGCGCCGATATACAAATCGAAATTCGCCAAGGCATCACCGTGCCAAAGGACAGCACCCTGGTGGTTGGCTCGTCCGGCTTGCTGGGCGCGCCCGAGGCCAAAATCGAACAGGGTGCCGCGCCCGAGGCCATGAACGCCGGCGATACATTTCAAAAAACCACTAGCCAGCCCTCGCTGGAGGACATGATAGGCCGTGCCATTTTTGTCCTGAACGCAGTTGGCAGTGGCAGTGGCCAACCCAGTTCGGGACAACCCAATGCCAAACCTAAACAATAA
- the truA gene encoding tRNA pseudouridine(38-40) synthase TruA — MTRFKMTVSYHGGKYIGWQRQLNGASVQAVIEEALAKIEGAPVVIHAAGRTDSGVHATGQVISFDMARVISPEKLLLAVNYHLKPNLIGAIDCAVMPPDFHARFSATRRDYAYRLFNRSAPPVLERGLVWHVPRPTPLDIPAMTAAAQWLRGTHDFTSFRATECQAKSPIRSLDVVELTTTGDEIKFFFSARSFLHHQVRNMVGTLVEVGKGKRHPDDIKKILAAKNRADAGVTAPAHGLCLLKVYYDK, encoded by the coding sequence ATGACGCGTTTTAAAATGACCGTTAGCTACCACGGCGGAAAATATATCGGCTGGCAAAGGCAACTGAACGGCGCGTCGGTGCAGGCAGTGATAGAGGAGGCATTAGCAAAGATAGAGGGCGCGCCGGTGGTGATTCACGCCGCCGGCCGCACCGACAGCGGGGTTCACGCCACCGGCCAGGTTATTTCCTTTGACATGGCGCGGGTTATCTCGCCGGAAAAATTATTGCTGGCGGTGAATTATCATTTGAAACCGAACCTTATCGGTGCGATTGATTGCGCCGTGATGCCGCCCGATTTCCACGCGCGTTTTTCGGCAACGCGGCGCGATTACGCCTACCGCCTATTTAACCGCTCGGCGCCGCCGGTGTTGGAACGTGGGTTGGTGTGGCATGTGCCACGTCCCACCCCGTTGGATATTCCGGCCATGACGGCGGCGGCGCAATGGTTGCGCGGCACCCATGACTTCACCAGCTTTCGCGCCACCGAATGCCAGGCAAAATCACCCATCAGGTCGCTCGACGTGGTCGAGCTAACAACGACCGGCGACGAGATAAAATTCTTTTTTTCGGCGCGGTCGTTTTTGCATCACCAGGTGCGCAACATGGTCGGCACATTGGTCGAGGTGGGAAAGGGCAAACGCCACCCCGACGATATAAAAAAAATCCTCGCCGCCAAAAACCGCGCTGACGCCGGCGTTACCGCGCCAGCCCATGGGCTGTGCCTGTTAAAGGTTTATTACGATAAATAA
- a CDS encoding NADH-ubiquinone oxidoreductase subunit NDUFA12 family protein — MANTLTKLIRLLDSRYVGTDPYGNKYYTRRKTDPWGRIKRFVIYRGKADASLLPPEYHAWMHYIVDQFPTPNYTTLNAPGAGYRQFYQKQHRANLSGSAMAYRPKRATATGDYTSWSPNKPASKKPAK, encoded by the coding sequence ATGGCCAATACATTAACAAAATTAATTCGCCTGCTCGACAGCCGCTACGTCGGCACCGACCCCTATGGCAATAAATATTACACGCGGCGCAAAACCGACCCCTGGGGGCGGATAAAACGATTTGTTATCTATCGTGGCAAGGCTGACGCCAGTTTGTTGCCGCCCGAATATCATGCCTGGATGCATTATATCGTTGACCAATTTCCCACGCCAAACTACACCACGTTGAACGCGCCGGGTGCTGGCTATCGCCAATTTTATCAAAAACAACACCGCGCCAATTTATCGGGCAGTGCCATGGCATACCGGCCAAAACGCGCCACCGCCACCGGCGATTACACCAGCTGGTCGCCAAATAAACCCGCCAGCAAAAAACCCGCCAAATAA
- a CDS encoding MvaI/BcnI family restriction endonuclease: MTIVYTKESLIDKLKEIRAMGWIESKRHGNVGGVGNTIEDLLGIQENNLPIANAAEWELKTQRLGSSSLTTLFHMEPSPSAMKLVPLILLPQYGWAHKEAGKKHPSDEKSFRQTISATSRSDRGFQVIVDRSLKKVLVSFLASAVDPKHDKWLTSVKKNCGLAELDPQPYWGFQDLFHKAGTKLHNCFFVSAETKRINGKEFFLYSKIMKLSGFSLEGLIKKIEDGYIYVDFDARTGHNHGTKFRFKNNKLHELYDDVEEIPF; this comes from the coding sequence ATGACGATAGTCTATACAAAAGAATCGCTCATCGACAAGCTTAAAGAAATTAGGGCGATGGGTTGGATAGAAAGCAAACGCCATGGTAATGTTGGCGGGGTTGGCAACACCATAGAAGATTTGCTGGGGATTCAAGAAAATAATTTACCAATTGCCAATGCGGCAGAATGGGAATTAAAAACGCAACGGCTTGGCAGCAGTTCATTAACCACCCTTTTTCACATGGAGCCATCGCCAAGCGCCATGAAACTTGTGCCGTTAATTTTGTTACCACAATATGGTTGGGCGCATAAAGAAGCCGGGAAGAAACACCCCAGCGATGAAAAAAGTTTTCGTCAAACCATTTCAGCAACATCAAGGAGCGACCGAGGGTTTCAAGTTATTGTCGATAGGTCGTTAAAAAAAGTTTTGGTTTCTTTTCTTGCCTCCGCTGTCGACCCCAAGCATGATAAATGGTTAACATCGGTTAAAAAGAATTGCGGGCTGGCCGAATTAGACCCGCAACCCTATTGGGGATTTCAAGATTTGTTTCATAAGGCGGGAACAAAATTGCATAATTGTTTTTTTGTCAGCGCGGAAACAAAAAGGATAAATGGCAAAGAATTTTTTCTTTATTCAAAAATTATGAAGTTGTCGGGATTTTCGCTAGAGGGTTTGATTAAAAAAATTGAAGATGGCTATATATATGTAGATTTTGATGCACGCACCGGCCATAATCACGGCACAAAATTTCGCTTCAAAAATAATAAATTGCATGAATTATATGACGATGTTGAAGAAATACCCTTTTGA
- a CDS encoding MlaD family protein encodes MTMRQFFILFRLRLLGLVVIMLVVAGVYFGLTKGGQCAAPGQMVVKGNFPSVDGVKRDTKLFLAGLPVGHVCDLRLITKGVGMGQVQLTMAIDNNLSLADDSGFAIVSYGLTQPKVVNIIPGGSPTNLANGGEITYTTGSVAIEKLLLLVIQRAEAKAGVTPKQ; translated from the coding sequence ATGACAATGCGTCAATTTTTTATATTATTTCGTTTGCGATTGCTGGGGTTGGTGGTGATTATGTTGGTGGTGGCGGGGGTTTACTTCGGCCTGACCAAGGGCGGGCAATGCGCCGCGCCGGGCCAGATGGTGGTCAAGGGTAATTTTCCATCGGTCGATGGTGTCAAGCGCGACACCAAGCTATTTTTGGCCGGTTTGCCGGTCGGCCATGTGTGCGACCTGAGATTGATAACCAAGGGCGTCGGTATGGGCCAGGTGCAATTGACCATGGCGATTGATAATAATTTAAGCCTGGCCGATGACAGCGGTTTTGCCATTGTTTCCTATGGCCTGACCCAGCCAAAGGTTGTTAATATCATCCCGGGGGGTAGCCCGACCAACCTTGCTAATGGCGGCGAAATTACCTATACAACGGGTTCGGTGGCGATTGAAAAATTGTTACTGCTTGTCATTCAACGGGCGGAGGCAAAAGCCGGCGTCACCCCAAAACAATAA